A window of Diabrotica virgifera virgifera chromosome 9, PGI_DIABVI_V3a contains these coding sequences:
- the LOC126891005 gene encoding uncharacterized protein LOC126891005, with protein sequence MEDKVHLSVFYNNTIEKSADETNSSLIDSVCLKKRRIRRKHNCIYCDIPVLNFARHLERIHSDELEVQKYLSLDKKDPKRKYFIDKIRKEGDFCIGKSVPVFRRNVLSNSDESSTNSNMLPCIHCKGYYAKKSLRRHIRRCYFNEKKATGKVRHQSEAQNLMATNFGSTDPLRTSGVLNSLAADDISLVAKKDKLICDVGRK encoded by the exons atggaggataAGGTTCAC ctttcagtattttataataaTACTATAGAAAAATCAGCGGATGAAACTAATTCCTCACTTATTGACAGTGTATGTTTGAAGAAAAGAAGGATACGAAGAAAACACAATTGTATTTACTGCGACATCCCTGTTTTAAATTTTGCTAGACACCTTGAAAGAATTCATAGTGATGAACTTGAGGTTCAAAAATACTTATCTCTTGACAAAAAGGATCCGAAACGAaaatatttcattgataaaatACGAAAGGAGGGAGACTTCTGCATTGGCAAATCCGTACCTGTGTTTCGTAGAAATGTTTTAAGTAATAGTGATGAATCTTCGACTAATTCAAACATGCTTCCATGTATACACTGTAAAG gatattatgccaaaaaatcgcTTCGGCGCCACATTAGACGGTGctattttaatgaaaaaaaggCAACAGGAAAAGTACGACATCAGTCCGAAGCCCAAAACCTAATGGCTACTAATTTTGGATCAACCGATCCACTAAGGACTTCGGGTGTTTTAAATTCACTAGCTGCGGATGACATCTCTTTAGTAGCAAAGAAAGACAAACTTATATGCGATGTAGGAAGGAAATAA